A section of the Falco peregrinus isolate bFalPer1 chromosome 3, bFalPer1.pri, whole genome shotgun sequence genome encodes:
- the ADNP2 gene encoding activity-dependent neuroprotector homeobox protein 2 isoform X2, with protein MDQELVVPCPKCAFASHPKIVGKHIRMFHSSNKRIQNYTVSILDGMKQFRSDIINFTCLKCHFTDTLYYNMKKHVLLYHFQDLVSTYFGQKSDESNENSVEHYCKKCNASANSQDSLMYHVLTAETHRDLENKLRSVISEHIKKPGLVKQMQIAPKPVQGVTAAAPSAGPATAPAGSVTAPSCVQLAFPQNNQTQSVVQPKAVQNTVGSLTVPSASGSVLHTTSAPIVSPSHVTLVSSNIPVGQNNVNIQPSPSQSIIVSHRLPLNQPVSAGAVPLNHSVGTVNRAVAPAVLPLNQPVRPGLFPVNQPIGTINGPVAAGTLPVIQPVSPVNQPVAPGVLSVNQSLGNGNRPIGPRVLPVVQTVGSGVLQLNPPVVSGVVPVRQPVRPGFLQLNQPVASAVIPVNQPVQPAVSQNTAFLTAGSILRQLIPTGKQVNGIPTYTLAPVSVTLPVPPGGGVATVTPPQVPIQLMQSGTVTQLSQSPASAPSPPVVLMSQNISLQASPPDPETSQAVRQAKQWKTCPVCNELFPSNVYQVHVEVAHQHGEVKTEETLEPDKLAACAPFLRWMTEKTVRCFSCKCFLCEEELMKHLLMHGLACLFCTVTFHDLKSLMEHNKTTHNGKKQLHADYSNRGFQLGNDAQGDLVFPHFDFSTVLPEEDIGEREVHLAVLAGLNSRTLVPVYIKVKPQTAEVNNRCNKKVLTCPFCFGTFVSKEIYEMHLKERHHIMPTVHTILKSPAFKCIHCCGVYTGNMTLTAIAVHLLRCRSAPKDSNSSMKMQLERSEKKELLFVNGEKHDSVVLKRKQSDSCFVAEDQRNKEQQPLSLSTGVVLAPEKEVNSGVVPFKRQKIHTRTEMRKLPSSDDLRFLAVDPKQYDHNSYEAQKQFLTDYFHKRPYPSKKEVELLTLLLYAWKIDVASFFGKRRNICLKAINNHKPSVLLGFSMSELKNIKHSLNIKDKPLDV; from the coding sequence ATGGACCAAGAGCTGGTGGTTCCTTGCCCAAAATGTGCATTTGCTTCTCATCCCAAAATAGTGGGAAAACATATCCGAATGTTTCATTCATCTAATAAAAGAATACAGAACTATACAGTCAGCATTTTGGATGGCATGAAACAATTCAGAAGTGACATCATAAACTTCACATGTCTAAAATGTCACTTCACAGACACATTGTATTACAATATGAAGAAACATGTGCTGCTGTACCATTTTCAGGACTTAGTAAGTACGTATTTTGGCCAGAAGTCTGATGAAAGTAACGAGAATTCTGTTGAGCACTACTGTAAAAAATGTAATGCTTCTGCAAACAGCCAAGATTCTTTAATGTATCATGTCCTGACAGCTGAAACGCACCGAGACCTGGAGAACAAACTTCGGTCTGTGATTTCAGAACATATTAAGAAACCAGGACTTGTGAAACAAATGCAAATTGCTCCAAAGCCTGTTCAAGGTgtgacagcagctgctccatctGCAGGGCCTGCCACTGCCCCAGCAGGTTCTGTCACAGCTCCGTCTTGCGTCCAGCTTGCATTTCCACAGAATAATCAAACCCAGAGTGTGGTGCAGCCAAAAGCAGTTCAGAACACAGTCGGATCACTGACTGTTCCAAGTGCCTCTGGTAGCGTTCTACATACAACTTCTGCTCCAATTGTTAGCCCATCACATGTTACTCTTGTATCCAGTAATATTCCTGTAGGTCAGAATAATGTTAATATTCAGCCGTCACCTTCCCAGTCTATCATTGTTTCCCATAGGCTCCCCCTTAATCAGCCTGTGAGTGCTGGAGCTGTTCCTCTTAATCATTCCGTTGGGACTGTAAATAGAGCTGTGGCCCCTGCAGTTCTTCCTCTTAATCAGCCTGTCAGGCCTGGGCTCTTTCCTGTTAATCAACCCATTGGTACTATAAATGGTCCGGTTGCAGCTGGAACGCTGCCTGTTATTCAGCCTGTCAGCCCTGTGAATCAACCGGTTGCACCAGGAGTTCTTTCTGTCAACCAGTCTCTTGGGAATGGGAACAGACCCATTGGTCCCAGGGTCCTTCCTGTGGTGCAGACAGTTGGGTCCGGTGTTCTCCAGCTTAACCCGCCTGTTGTATCTGGGGTTGTTCCTGTCAGGCAGCCTGTCAGACCTGGGTTTCTTCAGCTTAATCAACCTGTTGCATCAGCAGTTATCCCAGTAAATCAGCCAGTTCAACCTGCAGTTtctcaaaacacagcttttttgaCTGCAGGTTCTATACTTCGGCAGTTGATTCCAACCGGTAAGCAGGTTAATGGGATACCTACGTACACGCTTGCCCCCGTTTCCGTTACTTTGCCTGTACCTCCTGGTGGTGGAGTAGCCACTGTTACACCACCGCAAGTGCCCATCCAGCTAATGCAGTCTGGGACGGTAACTCAGTTGTCCCAGTCACCAGCTAGTGCACCTTCTCCTCCAGTGGTTTTAATGTCTCAGAATATATCGTTACAAGCCTCCCCGCCTGATCCTGAAACAAGTCAGGCTGTCAGACAGGCTAAGCAGTGGAAGACTTGCCCAGTTTGCAACGAGCTTTTCCCATCAAACGTCTACCAGGTGCATGTGGAGGTTGCCCACCAACATGGTGAAGTAAAAACGGAGGAAACCCTGGAACCCGACAAACTTGCAGCTTGTGCACCCTTTCTAAGGTGGATGACAGAAAAGACGGTCCGGTGTTTCTCttgtaaatgttttctctgtgagGAAGAGCTCATGAAACATCTGTTGATGCATGGCTTAGCTTGCTTGTTTTGCACAGTTACTTTCCATGACTTAAAAAGCCTCATGGAACACAATAAAACCACACACAATGGGAAAAAGCAGTTACATGCAGATTATAGCAACAGAGGATTTCAGTTAGGTAATGATGCTCAGGGTGACCTTGTGTTTCCACACTTTGATTTCAGTACAGTGTTACCAGAGGAAGACATCGGTGAAAGAGAAGTACATTTGGCAGTGCTTGCTGGACTAAATTCAAGGACACTTGTCCCCGTTTACATCAAAGTGAAGCCTCAGACGGCAGAAGTGAATAATAGATGCAACAAAAAAGTGTTAACCTGTCCCTTTTGCTTTGGTACGTTTGTTAGTAAAGAAATCtatgaaatgcatttgaaagAGCGGCATCATATAATGCCAACTGTacatacaattttaaaatctcCTGCTTTCAAGTGCATCCACTGTTGTGGTGTGTACACTGGAAATATGACTCTAACAGCTATTGCTGTACATTTGCTCCGTTGTAGAAGTGCTCCCAAAGACAGCAACTCAAGCATGAAGATGCAGCTTGAGCGTAGTGAGAAGAAAGAGCTACTGTTCGTGAACGGCGAAAAGCATGATTCAGTGgtactgaaaagaaagcaatcgGATTCCTGCTTTGTTGCAGAAGACCAAAGGAATAAGGAACAGCAGCCTCTGAGCTTAAGTACTGGCGTAGTTCTAGctccagaaaaagaagtgaaTTCAGGGGTAGTGCCTTTCAAACGACAGAAGATTCATACTAGGACTGAGATGAGGAAGCTTCCTTCTAGTGACGATCTTCGCTTTCTAGCAGTAGATCCTAAACAGTATGATCACAATTCATACGAGGCTCAAAAACAGTTTTTGACAGACTACTTTCATAAGAGGCCATATCCTTCTAaaaaagaggtggaattacttACTTTGCTGCTATATGCGTGGAAAATTGATGTTGCatctttctttggaaaaagaaggaatatatGTTTAAAGGCGATAAATAATCACAAACCGTCTGTGCTGCTGGGTTTCAGTATGTCTGAACTAAAAAATATTAAGCACAGTTTGAATATAAAAGATAAACCATTAGATGTGTAA
- the ADNP2 gene encoding activity-dependent neuroprotector homeobox protein 2 isoform X1 — MFQIPVQNLDSIRKARKKVKGILVDLGLDSCRELLKNLKSFDPGEKHFCNTSWSDVSPWESVGKRKRYRTKPYCCSLCKFSSKLLTSFKNHLHRYHEDEMDQELVVPCPKCAFASHPKIVGKHIRMFHSSNKRIQNYTVSILDGMKQFRSDIINFTCLKCHFTDTLYYNMKKHVLLYHFQDLVSTYFGQKSDESNENSVEHYCKKCNASANSQDSLMYHVLTAETHRDLENKLRSVISEHIKKPGLVKQMQIAPKPVQGVTAAAPSAGPATAPAGSVTAPSCVQLAFPQNNQTQSVVQPKAVQNTVGSLTVPSASGSVLHTTSAPIVSPSHVTLVSSNIPVGQNNVNIQPSPSQSIIVSHRLPLNQPVSAGAVPLNHSVGTVNRAVAPAVLPLNQPVRPGLFPVNQPIGTINGPVAAGTLPVIQPVSPVNQPVAPGVLSVNQSLGNGNRPIGPRVLPVVQTVGSGVLQLNPPVVSGVVPVRQPVRPGFLQLNQPVASAVIPVNQPVQPAVSQNTAFLTAGSILRQLIPTGKQVNGIPTYTLAPVSVTLPVPPGGGVATVTPPQVPIQLMQSGTVTQLSQSPASAPSPPVVLMSQNISLQASPPDPETSQAVRQAKQWKTCPVCNELFPSNVYQVHVEVAHQHGEVKTEETLEPDKLAACAPFLRWMTEKTVRCFSCKCFLCEEELMKHLLMHGLACLFCTVTFHDLKSLMEHNKTTHNGKKQLHADYSNRGFQLGNDAQGDLVFPHFDFSTVLPEEDIGEREVHLAVLAGLNSRTLVPVYIKVKPQTAEVNNRCNKKVLTCPFCFGTFVSKEIYEMHLKERHHIMPTVHTILKSPAFKCIHCCGVYTGNMTLTAIAVHLLRCRSAPKDSNSSMKMQLERSEKKELLFVNGEKHDSVVLKRKQSDSCFVAEDQRNKEQQPLSLSTGVVLAPEKEVNSGVVPFKRQKIHTRTEMRKLPSSDDLRFLAVDPKQYDHNSYEAQKQFLTDYFHKRPYPSKKEVELLTLLLYAWKIDVASFFGKRRNICLKAINNHKPSVLLGFSMSELKNIKHSLNIKDKPLDV, encoded by the coding sequence agaTACAGAACAAAGCCGTACTGCTGTAGCTTATGCAAGTTCTCCTCAAAATTGCTTACTTCATTCAAGAATCACTTGCACCGTTACCATGAGGATGAAATGGACCAAGAGCTGGTGGTTCCTTGCCCAAAATGTGCATTTGCTTCTCATCCCAAAATAGTGGGAAAACATATCCGAATGTTTCATTCATCTAATAAAAGAATACAGAACTATACAGTCAGCATTTTGGATGGCATGAAACAATTCAGAAGTGACATCATAAACTTCACATGTCTAAAATGTCACTTCACAGACACATTGTATTACAATATGAAGAAACATGTGCTGCTGTACCATTTTCAGGACTTAGTAAGTACGTATTTTGGCCAGAAGTCTGATGAAAGTAACGAGAATTCTGTTGAGCACTACTGTAAAAAATGTAATGCTTCTGCAAACAGCCAAGATTCTTTAATGTATCATGTCCTGACAGCTGAAACGCACCGAGACCTGGAGAACAAACTTCGGTCTGTGATTTCAGAACATATTAAGAAACCAGGACTTGTGAAACAAATGCAAATTGCTCCAAAGCCTGTTCAAGGTgtgacagcagctgctccatctGCAGGGCCTGCCACTGCCCCAGCAGGTTCTGTCACAGCTCCGTCTTGCGTCCAGCTTGCATTTCCACAGAATAATCAAACCCAGAGTGTGGTGCAGCCAAAAGCAGTTCAGAACACAGTCGGATCACTGACTGTTCCAAGTGCCTCTGGTAGCGTTCTACATACAACTTCTGCTCCAATTGTTAGCCCATCACATGTTACTCTTGTATCCAGTAATATTCCTGTAGGTCAGAATAATGTTAATATTCAGCCGTCACCTTCCCAGTCTATCATTGTTTCCCATAGGCTCCCCCTTAATCAGCCTGTGAGTGCTGGAGCTGTTCCTCTTAATCATTCCGTTGGGACTGTAAATAGAGCTGTGGCCCCTGCAGTTCTTCCTCTTAATCAGCCTGTCAGGCCTGGGCTCTTTCCTGTTAATCAACCCATTGGTACTATAAATGGTCCGGTTGCAGCTGGAACGCTGCCTGTTATTCAGCCTGTCAGCCCTGTGAATCAACCGGTTGCACCAGGAGTTCTTTCTGTCAACCAGTCTCTTGGGAATGGGAACAGACCCATTGGTCCCAGGGTCCTTCCTGTGGTGCAGACAGTTGGGTCCGGTGTTCTCCAGCTTAACCCGCCTGTTGTATCTGGGGTTGTTCCTGTCAGGCAGCCTGTCAGACCTGGGTTTCTTCAGCTTAATCAACCTGTTGCATCAGCAGTTATCCCAGTAAATCAGCCAGTTCAACCTGCAGTTtctcaaaacacagcttttttgaCTGCAGGTTCTATACTTCGGCAGTTGATTCCAACCGGTAAGCAGGTTAATGGGATACCTACGTACACGCTTGCCCCCGTTTCCGTTACTTTGCCTGTACCTCCTGGTGGTGGAGTAGCCACTGTTACACCACCGCAAGTGCCCATCCAGCTAATGCAGTCTGGGACGGTAACTCAGTTGTCCCAGTCACCAGCTAGTGCACCTTCTCCTCCAGTGGTTTTAATGTCTCAGAATATATCGTTACAAGCCTCCCCGCCTGATCCTGAAACAAGTCAGGCTGTCAGACAGGCTAAGCAGTGGAAGACTTGCCCAGTTTGCAACGAGCTTTTCCCATCAAACGTCTACCAGGTGCATGTGGAGGTTGCCCACCAACATGGTGAAGTAAAAACGGAGGAAACCCTGGAACCCGACAAACTTGCAGCTTGTGCACCCTTTCTAAGGTGGATGACAGAAAAGACGGTCCGGTGTTTCTCttgtaaatgttttctctgtgagGAAGAGCTCATGAAACATCTGTTGATGCATGGCTTAGCTTGCTTGTTTTGCACAGTTACTTTCCATGACTTAAAAAGCCTCATGGAACACAATAAAACCACACACAATGGGAAAAAGCAGTTACATGCAGATTATAGCAACAGAGGATTTCAGTTAGGTAATGATGCTCAGGGTGACCTTGTGTTTCCACACTTTGATTTCAGTACAGTGTTACCAGAGGAAGACATCGGTGAAAGAGAAGTACATTTGGCAGTGCTTGCTGGACTAAATTCAAGGACACTTGTCCCCGTTTACATCAAAGTGAAGCCTCAGACGGCAGAAGTGAATAATAGATGCAACAAAAAAGTGTTAACCTGTCCCTTTTGCTTTGGTACGTTTGTTAGTAAAGAAATCtatgaaatgcatttgaaagAGCGGCATCATATAATGCCAACTGTacatacaattttaaaatctcCTGCTTTCAAGTGCATCCACTGTTGTGGTGTGTACACTGGAAATATGACTCTAACAGCTATTGCTGTACATTTGCTCCGTTGTAGAAGTGCTCCCAAAGACAGCAACTCAAGCATGAAGATGCAGCTTGAGCGTAGTGAGAAGAAAGAGCTACTGTTCGTGAACGGCGAAAAGCATGATTCAGTGgtactgaaaagaaagcaatcgGATTCCTGCTTTGTTGCAGAAGACCAAAGGAATAAGGAACAGCAGCCTCTGAGCTTAAGTACTGGCGTAGTTCTAGctccagaaaaagaagtgaaTTCAGGGGTAGTGCCTTTCAAACGACAGAAGATTCATACTAGGACTGAGATGAGGAAGCTTCCTTCTAGTGACGATCTTCGCTTTCTAGCAGTAGATCCTAAACAGTATGATCACAATTCATACGAGGCTCAAAAACAGTTTTTGACAGACTACTTTCATAAGAGGCCATATCCTTCTAaaaaagaggtggaattacttACTTTGCTGCTATATGCGTGGAAAATTGATGTTGCatctttctttggaaaaagaaggaatatatGTTTAAAGGCGATAAATAATCACAAACCGTCTGTGCTGCTGGGTTTCAGTATGTCTGAACTAAAAAATATTAAGCACAGTTTGAATATAAAAGATAAACCATTAGATGTGTAA